The Alphaproteobacteria bacterium genome includes the window CTTTGCTGACGCCGCGCGGCGGGCTGTTTGTCGGCCGCGCCGAGCAGGCGGCGGAGTTGGCCGCGACGGCCGAGGGGGCGGCGGAGCGGGCCGAGAGTATCCGGCAACTGGAGGCGGCCGAGACGCAAGCCCTGGTGCCGGCGTTGCGCCCGGACTACGCCGCCGGGGCGGTGCTGGAGCCCGGCGCCCGGGATGTCGACGTGCATGCCCTGCACCAGGGATATCTCCGCGGTCTGCGCCAACAGGGCGGCGAAGTGGTATGCCGGGCCGAGGTCACCGGGCTGAGCCACGACGGCGGCTGGAGCGTGGCCACCCGGGCCGGCGAATTCCAGGGGCGTGTCGTGGTCAATGCCGCCGGGGCCTGGTGCGACCGGGTCGCGGCCTTGGCCGGTGCCGCTTCGGTCGGGCTGGTGCCCAAGCGGCGCACGGTGATCCTGGTCGATCCCCCGGCCGGGATGGCGGTCGAGGACTGGCCTTTTTGCGCCGCCGTCGATGAGGATTTCTACTTCCGGCCTGATGCCGGGCGCCTGATCGTCTCGCCGGCCGACGAGACCCCGGTCGAGCCCTGCGACGTGCAGCCCGAGGAGCTCGACATGGCCATTGCCGTCGACCGCTTCCAGAGCGCCACCACCTTGTCGGTCGGCCGCATCGAGCGGTCCTGGGCGGGCTTGCGTTCGTTCGTCGCCGACAACACGCCGGTGGTCGGCTTCGACCGCCAGGTGGCGGATTTTTTCTGGCTGGCGGGGCAGGGGGGTTATGGCATCAAGACCTCGCCCGCCATGGGTCGGCTGGCGGCGGCCCTGGCGCTGGGTCGCGATGTGCCGCATGATCTCCAGGCGCTGGGTGTGGCTGCCGAGGATCTCTCGCCGGCCCGACTGAGATAGGGAAAGGCCAAGCCATGGGCGATGATCTTTGTTACCTGGACGCCACGGAAATTCTCTCCCGCTATGCCGACAAGAGCCTGTCGCCGGTGGAGATGACCGAGGCCGTGCTGGACCGCATCGAGGTCCTCAACCCCGAACTCAATTGTTTCTGCGTCGTCGATGCCGAGCGCGCCCTGGCCCAGGCCCTAGAATCCGAGGCGCGCTGGGCTCGTGGCGCCCCCCAGGGGCTGGTCGATGGCATTCCGGTTTCGATAAAGGACCTGGTGCTGGCCAAGGGCTGGCCCACGCTCAAGGGCTCGCGCACCATCGATCCCGACCAGGCCTGGGACGAGGACGGCCCAGCCACGGCGCGGCTGCGCGAACACGGCGCCGTCATCCTGGGCAAGACCACGACGCCCGAGTTCGGCTGGAAGGGCGCCACCGACAGCCCGCTGGCGGGCATCACGCGCAATCCCTGGAACCCGGCCAAGACGCCGGGCGGCTCGTCGGGCGGCGCCGGGGCGGCGGTGGCGGCGGGCCTCGGGCCCTTGGCCGTGGGCTCGGACGGCGGCGGCTCGATCCGGCTGCCCTCCCACCTCACTGGCCTTTTTGGCATCAAGGCGAGCTTCGGCGTGGTGCCGGCCTACCCCGGCCAGCCGGCGCCGTTGCGCACCTTCAGCCATGTCGGCCCCATGGCCCGTTCGGTGGACGACGCCACGCTCATGCTGGCCGTGCTCAGCGAGCCCGACCACCGCGACTGGCTGGCGCTGCGCGACGGTCCGCGCGACTACCGCGGCGTGCTCGACGATGGCGTCAAGGGCCTGCGCATCGCCTACAGCGCCGATTTCGGCTACGCCCCGGTCAATGCCGAAGTGGCGGAACTGGTGGCCGCCGCGGCCCGCACCTTCGAGGAACTGGGCGCCCACGTCGAAGCCCGTGATCCCGGCTTCGTGGATCCATTCGAAATCTGGATGACCCACTTCCACGCCGCCGCCCCGGTGCTGCTGGATCTGATGACCGAGGAGCAGGCGGAGCTCCTGGAACCCGAACTGAAGAAACGCTGGACCCGCGAGGCGCCGCCCTCGCTGACCGAGTTCTTCGCGGCCGTGGCGGCGCGCGAGGATCTGGGCCGGCACATGGCCGAATTCCACCAGGAATATGACCTGCTGCTTGCCCCGGTGGCCTCCTCGGCGGCCTTCGACGTCGGGCTCTTGGGACCCGACGAATTCGAGGGCGATCCCCATTCCAGCTGGATCCGCTTCACGCCGCCCTTCAACCTGACCCACCAGCCGGCCGCATCGGTGCCCTGTGGCTTTACCTCGGACGGCCTGCCGGTGGGCCTGCACATCATCGGGCCGATGCACCGCGACGATCTCGTGCTGCGGGCCTCGAAGGCCTATGAAAACGCCAGGCCGACCTGGGACCGGCGTCCCGAATTGAAAGGCTAGGGAGCGGAGCGTGGGGGGAAATACCTGATGGGCTGGATCGTCGTCGCCGCGGGCGTCGTGTTCCTGTTTGCCGGAACGGCCTTGGCCTACGTCATCGGCGCCGCCTCGGTGCTGACCTACATCGTCAACGGCAAGGCTGCCTATCTGGCCATCATTCCCCAGCGCATCTTCGCCCAGGTCGACGTCTTCGCCTTCATGGCCATGCCGCTCTTCATCCTGACCGGCGACATCATGAACCGGGCCGGCCTGACACGGGTGCTGATCGAGTTCTCCATGGCGCTGGTGGGCCGCTTCAAGGGCGGACTGGGTCACGTCAACATCATGACCAGCGTCTTCTTCGCCGGCATCTCGGGCTCGGCGGTGGCGGATTCGGCGGCGCTTTCCAATACGCTCGTGCCGGCCATGCGCGAGCAGGGCTACACCAACCTCTATGCCAGCGTCATCACCGCCGCCTCCTCGATCATCGGTCCCATCATTCCGCCCAGCATTATTCTGATTATCTACGGCGCCCTGATGCAGACCTCGATCGCGGCGCTTTTCATCGCCGGTATCGTGCCGGGGCTGCTGCTGGCTTTCGCGCTTTTCATCATCAACACCATTTATGCCTACAAGGACGACCACCCCGGCGGCCGGCCCGAGGACATCCCGCCCTTCTGGCCGGCCTTCCGCCGGGCTGCGCCGGCGCTTTTGCTGCCCATCATCATCGTCGGCGGCATCATCGTCGGCGTCGTCACGCCCACCGAGGCGGCGACGCTGGCCGTCATC containing:
- a CDS encoding FAD-binding oxidoreductase: MGDPDFDFIVIGAGIAGASAGHFLAAEGRVLVLEMEDQPGYHSTGRSAALFTEIYGSDTIRALAAGSRAFFENPPAGFADAPLLTPRGGLFVGRAEQAAELAATAEGAAERAESIRQLEAAETQALVPALRPDYAAGAVLEPGARDVDVHALHQGYLRGLRQQGGEVVCRAEVTGLSHDGGWSVATRAGEFQGRVVVNAAGAWCDRVAALAGAASVGLVPKRRTVILVDPPAGMAVEDWPFCAAVDEDFYFRPDAGRLIVSPADETPVEPCDVQPEELDMAIAVDRFQSATTLSVGRIERSWAGLRSFVADNTPVVGFDRQVADFFWLAGQGGYGIKTSPAMGRLAAALALGRDVPHDLQALGVAAEDLSPARLR
- a CDS encoding amidase — its product is MGDDLCYLDATEILSRYADKSLSPVEMTEAVLDRIEVLNPELNCFCVVDAERALAQALESEARWARGAPQGLVDGIPVSIKDLVLAKGWPTLKGSRTIDPDQAWDEDGPATARLREHGAVILGKTTTPEFGWKGATDSPLAGITRNPWNPAKTPGGSSGGAGAAVAAGLGPLAVGSDGGGSIRLPSHLTGLFGIKASFGVVPAYPGQPAPLRTFSHVGPMARSVDDATLMLAVLSEPDHRDWLALRDGPRDYRGVLDDGVKGLRIAYSADFGYAPVNAEVAELVAAAARTFEELGAHVEARDPGFVDPFEIWMTHFHAAAPVLLDLMTEEQAELLEPELKKRWTREAPPSLTEFFAAVAAREDLGRHMAEFHQEYDLLLAPVASSAAFDVGLLGPDEFEGDPHSSWIRFTPPFNLTHQPAASVPCGFTSDGLPVGLHIIGPMHRDDLVLRASKAYENARPTWDRRPELKG
- a CDS encoding TRAP transporter large permease, encoding MGWIVVAAGVVFLFAGTALAYVIGAASVLTYIVNGKAAYLAIIPQRIFAQVDVFAFMAMPLFILTGDIMNRAGLTRVLIEFSMALVGRFKGGLGHVNIMTSVFFAGISGSAVADSAALSNTLVPAMREQGYTNLYASVITAASSIIGPIIPPSIILIIYGALMQTSIAALFIAGIVPGLLLAFALFIINTIYAYKDDHPGGRPEDIPPFWPAFRRAAPALLLPIIIVGGIIVGVVTPTEAATLAVITATLVGLYYGEVTWAKLWDSFQHTAILTGAIFIILSAIACLGYIAGLLQWPQLLSELVVGAGLSGLEYLFVLNVIFLFAGMIMDIPVALTLLVPLLAPIALAQGVNPTHLGIVLCFNLCIGLITPPLGGCLIIVSTVTGESYWRMARAIIPFALVEMAVLIILVLFPELSLFLPRLAGLAVG